Proteins encoded together in one Lathyrus oleraceus cultivar Zhongwan6 chromosome 5, CAAS_Psat_ZW6_1.0, whole genome shotgun sequence window:
- the LOC127082372 gene encoding uncharacterized protein LOC127082372, protein MTIKSLLPTSSECRRCNAKLFHRESQDMCCKCGKVTISQVSAPDELLQLFLDSSTEGRHFRQHIRSYNHVDESLVATGHGIYTFRAQGAIYHKIGGFHPNQGSRPRYLQLYIYDTDHELQNRMRENPILNQAVVYKLQKLLHQCNPFVIVFRQLALEPNIEECRLLIKECTSNQPQYSLHSASQVAKIVIGSGDEDTIERGRDINVIKCDGKLTKVQETMGYYDPLQYPILLPFGTYGWDIETKTNVGKNVTYREYYNYVLQIRLCVDKYVKIETGRLRWIRRNQNNIRSEVYQGLQDALRDGENNADNVGQRTILSSSFIRNKRDMTQRYQDGMAIVLNNGKPDIFLTMTCNPSWIEITSELGLHQTPQDRLDLLTRIFRSKFEQLKDDVINKGVLGRVKTYMYVTEFQKRGLPHVHMLLILDTDDKLREPEEYDSVVKAEIPRHESEPELYEAVLKQMIHGPCGVLNQSSPCMKNGHCPDRVAIEVHRGTGMDEIQQYVDARWICAPEALWKIFKFTLYKLYPSVERLQIDLSNHHQVWFYKHQRITDVLNDNQNAVTMLTEFFALNQMDPHARNYLYKKIAKHYCWLKGVKKWQRRRTKRKVIGRIYTVSPSEGEKFYLRVLLSHLRGPTS, encoded by the exons ATGACAATAAAATCCCTACTTCCTACTTCGAGTGAGTGTAGACGATGCAATGCAAAATTGTTTCATAGAGAATCTCAAGATATGTGTTGCAAATGTGGAAAGGTGACAATTTCACAAGTGTCTGCTCCTGATGAGTTGTTACAATTATTTTTAGACAGTTCTACTGAAGGCAGACATTTTAGACAGCATATTAGAAGTTATAACCATGTCGACGAAAGTTTGGTTGCAACTGGTCATGGTATTTACACATTTCGTGCTCAAGGCGCAATTTATCACAAAATAGGAGGTTTTCATCCGAATCAAGGTTCAAGGCCACGTTACTTGCAGTTATACATTTATGATACCGATCATGAGCTTCAAAATAGGATGAGGGAAAACCCAATACTTAACCAAGCCGTAGTGTATAAATTGCAAAAACTACTCCACCAATGCAACCCGTTTGTCATTGTGTTTAGGCAGCTTGCACTAGAGCCAAATATTGAAGAATGTAGGTTACTCATTAAAGAATGTACGTCGAATCAACCACAATATAGTCTCCATTCAGCTTCCCAAGTTGCAAAAATTGTTATAGGCAGTGGTGATGAGGATACAATAGAACGTGGAAGAGATATAAATGTCATCAAATGTGATGGAAAGCTAACAAAGGTTCAAGAAACAATGGGGTATTATGATCCTTTACAATATCCTATATTGTTACCGTTTGGAACATATGGTTGGGACATAGAAACAAAAACTAATGTTGGAAAAAATGTTACATACCGAGAGTACTACAATTATGTGCTTCAG ATTCGTC TATGTGTAGACAAGTATGTAAAGATTGAAACAGGAAGGTTGAGATGGATCCGAAGAAATCAAAATAATATTCGGTCTGAGGTATATCAGGGGTTACAAGATGCATTGCGCGATGGGGAGAATAACGCAG ATAATGTCGGACAAAGAACAATACTGTCATCGTCATTTATTAGGAACAAGCGAGATATGACACAGAGATACCAAGATGGTATGGCCATTGTTCTTAACAATGGTAAACCAGACATATTCCTTACAATGACATGCAATCCTTCTTGGATTGAGATAACTTCCGAACTAGGCCTCCATCAAACTCCACAAGATCGACTTGATTTGTTAACAAGAATTTTTCGATCAAAATTTGAGCAGTTGAAGGATGATGTCATTAACAAAGGAGTCTTAGGGAGGGTTAAAACTTATATGTATGTAACCGAATTTCAGAAACGTGGACTACCACATGTGCATATGCTACTCATCTTGGATACTGATGATAAGTTACGGGAACCTGAAGAGTATGATAGTGTGGTGAAAGCAGAAATACCACGACATGAATCTGAACCAGAATTGTATGAAGCTGTGTTAAAACAGATGATCCACGGGCCATGTGGAGTATTGAATCAAAGCTCTCCGTGTATGAAGAATGGTCATT GTCCTGATCGAGTTGCAATAGAGGTTCACAGAGGCACAGGTATGGATGAGATTCAACAATATGTTGATGCAAGATGGATTTGTGCTCCAGAGGCATTGTGGAAAATATTTAAATTCACACTTTACAAGTTATATCCCTCTGTTGAAAGACTACAAATTGACTTGTCAAATCATCATCAAGTGTGGTTCTATAAGCATCAAAGAATCACAGATGTACTAAATGATAACCAAAATGCAGTAACCATGCTCACTGAGTTCTTTGCATTAAACCAAATGGATCCACATGCTAGGAATTATTTGTACAAAAAGATTGCAAAGCATTATTGTTGGCTAAAAGGGGTCAAAAAATGGCAGCGAAGACGGACAAAACGAAAAGTTATTGGTCGAATTTATACAGTATCTCCTTCAGAAGGTGAGAAATTTTATTTACGTGTTTTGTTGTCTCATTTAAGAGGTCCAACAAGCTAG
- the LOC127082373 gene encoding uncharacterized protein LOC127082373, translating to MINRYCVEALDRSLQDIMNINAPFDGKIMIMGGDFCQVLPVIEKGSRGQMISACIVRSHLWATTKILHLRQNMRSIHDHEFAQFLMRIGDGNEPAKEDDMVKMPVEIVIPWEEESSIKKRIQHTFPQLENHGWDASYMMERAILTPKN from the coding sequence ATGATAAATAGATATTGTGTGGAAGCATTAGATCGATCACTGCAAGATATTATGAATATCAATGCTCCATTTGATGGAAAAATAATGATCATGGGAGGAGATTTTTGCCAAGTGCTTCCTGTTATTGAAAAAGGAAGTAGAGGGCAAATGATTTCAGCGTGTATTGTTAGGTCTCATTTATGGGCCACCACAAAGATCCTACACTTGCGCCAAAATATGCGATCAATTCATGACCACGAGTTTGCACAGTTTCTGATGAGGATTGGAGATGGCAATGAACCTGCTAAAGAGGATGACATGGTCAAGATGCCTGTTGAAATTGTAATACCATGGGAAGAAGAAAGCTCCATAAAAAAGCGTATACAACATACATTTCCCCAATTAGAAAATCATGGATGGGATGCTTCATATATGATGGAGAGAGCCATACTTACTCCCAAAAATTGA
- the LOC127082374 gene encoding uncharacterized protein LOC127082374 — MIINKFPGDEHILLSFDEVGRDTHNLYQQEYLHTIAPSTLPPHILKIKIGAPLMLLRNIDPKFGLCNGTRLLCRGFFMNLCDVEILTGHNVGKRAFLPRIKLKTTNGAGLSFVLIRKQFPVKLSFTITINKSQGQTIPNVGIYLPRYVFSHGQLYVVLSRGVPRVATRVLIKDGKLALKIEIFMISVPWLTFLLSNNVT; from the exons ATGATTATTAATAAGTTCCCTGGAGATGAACATATTTTGTTATCTTTTGATGAGGTTGGGCGTGATACTCATAATCTATATCAACAGGAATACTTACACACAATTGCTCCTAGTACTTTACCACCACATATTTTAAAGATAAAAATAGGGGCTCCTCTGATGTTATTGCGAAACATAGACCCTAAATTTGGGTTGTGTAATGGGACAAGATTGTTATGTCGTGGTTTTTTTATGAATTTGTGTGATGTTGAAATACTTACAGGCCACAACGTTGGAAAAAGAGCTTTCTTGCCAAGAATTAAGCTCAAAACCACTAATGGTGCGGGACTTTCTTTTGTGCTTATTAGAAAACAGTTTCCTGTCAAACTAAGTTTTACAATCACTATAAATAAATCACAAGGACAAACAATTCCAAATGTCGGAATTTATCTTCCACGATATGTTTTCAGTCACGGACAATTGTATGTTGTTTTATCAAGAGGTGTTCCGCGGGTTGCAACAAGAGTGCTAATTAAAGACGGAAAA TTGGCGT TGAAAATAGAGATATTTATGATTTCGGTTCCATGGTTGACATTCCTATTAAGCAACAATGTCACTTAA
- the LOC127086971 gene encoding uncharacterized protein LOC127086971 translates to MKKDEIKPNIEKIGKESEDIEPIEIVLFQVPECYVYIIPPRMSAASYRADEWDVNKWTWEGILKVVSKGEECIIKLEDKNTGELYARAFLRNGEPHPVEAVIDSSRYFVLRIEENIGGRLRHAFIGIGFRERTEAYDFQAALHDHMKYLNKKKTAEEMEQHYQHSSSVDYSLKEGETLVLQIKNNRSGGNVKSKFFEPSQNSPSEEKNERKESVPCIKLPPPPPSPGSPAVTSEKSPTDSPTTLRLEKPAEVETSKTFKEETEHEKPPENQSTQEVVDDDFGDFQAAG, encoded by the exons ATGAAGAAGGATGAGATCAAACCCAACATTGAGAAAATTGGGAAAGAAAGCGAAGATATCGAACCCATAGAAATCGTTCTCTTTCAAGTGCCCGAGTGTTACGTCTACATA ATACCTCCAAGAATGAGTGCAGCCTCTTACAG GGCTGATGAATGGGATGTTAACAAATGGACATGGGAAGGGATTCTGAAAGTTGTTAGCAAGGGAGAAGAATGTATCATAAAACTAGAAGATAAGAACACAG GTGAATTATATGCTCGGGCATTTTTAAGAAATGGAGAGCCGCATCCTGTGGAAGCTGTTATTGACAGCAGCAG GTATTTTGTTCTTCGCATAGAAGAGAACATAG GTGGTCGCCTTCGGCATGCTTTTATAGGCATCGGATTCCGAGAAAGAACAGAAGCTTATGACTTCCAAGCTGCCTTGCATGATCATATGAA ATACCTGAACAAAAAGAAAACTGCAGAAGAGATGGAACAACATTACCAGCATAGTTCCTCAGTCGATTACAGTTTGAAAGAAGGAGAGACTCTTGTGCTTCAAATAAAAAACAAT AGAAGTGGCGGCAATGTGAAGTCCAAGTTTTTTGAGCCGAGTCAAAACAGCCCCTCAGAAGAAAAGAATGAGAGAAAAGAATCTGTACCGTGTATTAAGTTACCGCCACCTCCTCCATCACCAGGTTCCCCTGCTGTTACATCGGAGAAGTCTCCGACGGACTCGCCTACAACATTGAGACTTGAGAAACCCGCTGAAGTCGAGACCTCTAAAACCTTTAAAGAAGAAACAGAACATGAAAAGCCTCCTGAAAATCAAAGCACACAGGAAGTAGTAGATGATGATTTTGGCGATTTTCAAGCAGCTGGTTAA